Proteins encoded in a region of the Mercenaria mercenaria strain notata chromosome 1, MADL_Memer_1, whole genome shotgun sequence genome:
- the LOC123545748 gene encoding uncharacterized protein LOC123545748, giving the protein MDISRDGYILTSVVILTVLYRCHASPDIVTCDDDKLTDGKGVFISAVQTYYECEYLKNKTYPGAEYLGIYADKEEYCKRLTTDCCETCASILRIQQHENECQDVSIWLGDGQYECSHLLNGSEDAGLGIYSNREWICKMTTTQCCESCKVVNSKFKGTTSPAMFTPEGTPDTTDTTTTTTRTTTTSANVVTEITHPEELQDDCKNNCIWLVDGLHGRCEWLLDPKRSEYNVRVYICTQGFAEGCKRTCGAILRGVTDTTITTVEKAAVTEADCTDSHIMVDKRAYDCSELGNANSDLYNLRSSLCESEDTVCCLTCRQLHNEKQSSDVKYNEENAAKEKDNVVVAANILEVSVQFQDPNTETIQHTNDSPVMMMHVMYTVCGFTVATIWNY; this is encoded by the exons ATATAGTTACATGTGACGATGATAAACTTACCGACGGGAAGGGTGTGTTTATCAGCGCAGTACAGACATATTATGAATGCGAGTATCTAAAGAATAAGACGTATCCTGGGGCTGAATACCTTGGAATTTATGCCGACAAAGAGGAATACTGCAAGCGTCTAACGACTGACTGCTGCGAAACGTGTGCATCAATTTTAAG AATTCAACAACACGAAAACGAGTGCCAAGACGTTAGTATATGGCTAGGTGATGGGCAATACGAATGTTCGCATTTGCTTAATGGTTCAGAGGATGCAGGTTTAGGGATTTACTCAAACCGGGAATGGATCTGCAAGATGACAACAACACAATGTTGTGAGAGCTGCAAGGTAGTAAACAGTAAG TTCAAAGGAACCACGTCACCTGCCATGTTTACACCAGAAGGTACACCAGATACAACtgacacaacaacaacaacaacaaggacAACAACAACAtctgccaatgtcgtcacagaaATAACGCACCCCGAAGAACTGCAAG ATGACTGTAAAAATAACTGTATCTGGTTGGTTGATGGACTGCATGGAAGATGTGAGTGGTTACTGGATCCGAAGCGGTCAGAATACAATGTCAGAGTATATATCTGTACCCAAGGTTTTGCTGAGGGATGCAAACGAACATGCGGAGCTATTCTAAGG GGCGTTACGGACACGACAATAACGACTGTCGAAAAGGCTGCTGTAACAGAGGCTG ACTGCACAGATTCTCACATTATGGTTGACAAAAGGGCATACGACTGCAGTGAACTGGGCAATGCAAATTCAGACCTGTATAATTTGAGAAGCTCCTTGTGCGAATCAGAAGATACGGTTTGCTGTTTGACGTGTAGACAATTACATAac GAGAAGCAGTCAAGTGATGTAAAATACAACGAAGAAAACGCAGCCAAAGAGAAAGATAACGTTGTTGTAGCTGCAAACATACTGGAAGTGAGTGTACAATTCCAAGACCCGAACACGGAAACGATACAACATACAAATGACTCGCCTGTGATGATGATGCACGTTATGTACACTGTTTGTGGTTTTACTGTTGCAACGATTTGGAATTATTAG